One genomic window of Deltaproteobacteria bacterium HGW-Deltaproteobacteria-6 includes the following:
- a CDS encoding anaerobic glycerol-3-phosphate dehydrogenase subunit C, which translates to MSGMKYEHCIRCTICVENCPVFRVNPAFPGPKQSGPDAQRFRSDREKAGDEWVLLCSQCKRCEMACPCGVEPAQIILRAQQRYGREHPHSPAHLLFANNYYLSMLGSLTAPLANWIASMKAGKKIFNALGISTALPFPKFRFRALRREKKIRGRSVRKVALFYGCFINFYRPDIGRKIIDLLRSFNLDVVLPPQWCCGLPALGNGNIALARRFAVKNAASLSNYIDAGYDILYSCTSCGLCLLNDYQEIMQIPQAKKIAENTYDVHEYILRLMDDGYIKPQFQDVNRKLAYHIPCHLRALGIGYPAAKLMALIPGLECQILDDACCGLSGSYGFKRSNESTSMQLGSKAVSLIRKTAADAIVADCGSCRMQLGSLSGMPSFDPVEILCESLGVNGQKNANADKR; encoded by the coding sequence ATGAGCGGGATGAAATACGAGCACTGCATCCGCTGCACGATTTGTGTGGAAAATTGTCCCGTATTTCGTGTGAACCCGGCGTTTCCCGGGCCGAAGCAATCGGGGCCGGATGCCCAGCGCTTCCGGTCGGACAGGGAAAAAGCCGGGGATGAGTGGGTGCTTTTGTGCAGCCAGTGCAAGCGCTGCGAAATGGCCTGCCCCTGCGGCGTGGAACCCGCTCAGATTATCCTCCGGGCGCAGCAGCGATACGGGCGGGAACATCCGCATTCGCCGGCGCACCTGCTGTTTGCCAACAACTATTATTTGAGTATGCTGGGTTCTCTCACCGCGCCGCTTGCCAATTGGATTGCCTCCATGAAAGCCGGAAAAAAGATATTCAATGCCCTGGGGATCAGCACGGCTCTTCCTTTCCCGAAATTTCGTTTCCGCGCCTTGCGTCGGGAGAAAAAAATCCGCGGCCGAAGCGTCCGGAAGGTTGCTCTTTTTTACGGTTGCTTTATTAATTTTTACCGTCCGGATATCGGCAGAAAAATTATCGATTTGCTCAGGTCATTTAATCTGGATGTTGTTTTGCCGCCTCAGTGGTGTTGCGGACTGCCGGCGCTGGGCAACGGGAATATTGCACTTGCCAGGCGTTTTGCCGTGAAAAATGCCGCGTCCCTGTCCAACTATATCGATGCCGGATACGATATTCTGTATTCCTGCACATCGTGCGGTCTGTGTCTGCTCAATGATTATCAGGAAATCATGCAAATACCACAGGCCAAAAAAATTGCCGAAAATACCTATGATGTTCATGAATACATTTTAAGGCTCATGGATGACGGTTACATTAAACCGCAGTTTCAGGACGTGAACCGCAAACTGGCTTATCACATTCCCTGTCACCTCCGGGCGTTGGGTATCGGTTATCCGGCGGCAAAGTTGATGGCGTTGATTCCCGGGTTGGAATGTCAAATACTGGATGATGCCTGTTGCGGACTTTCCGGCAGTTATGGTTTTAAAAGGAGCAATGAAAGTACGTCCATGCAACTGGGAAGCAAAGCCGTGTCGTTGATCCGGAAGACAGCCGCGGATGCCATCGTTGCTGATTGCGGTTCCTGCCGCATGCAGTTGGGGAGCCTTTCCGGCATGCCGTCGTTTGACCCGGTGGAGATTCTTTGCGAGTCACTGGGGGTAAATGGCCAGAAAAACGCTAATGCCGATAAACGATAA